The following are encoded together in the Pedobacter steynii genome:
- a CDS encoding SusC/RagA family TonB-linked outer membrane protein, producing the protein MRKIILICFMLCLGTMAFAQQLVLSGKVTDKDGAPIPGATIFETANRKNGTFSNSNGNFSLKIATKQVTISSIGYDTQTITVGNDHAISVKLLDNNSQMNEVVVVGFAKQKKITNTGSIATITGKELRQSPAASIQNSLAGRLPGLFQQQTSGQPGKDAANIYIRGISSFAGNSNSPLVIVDDVEYQYAQLNQLDPNEVESISILKDAATTAIYGIKGANGVIVITTRRGKEGPAVITFRTEAGLQMPTILRKSLDSYQSLQLLKEQAINSGLDPEIAYPGLVSDEALEHFRLGDDPFRYPNVNWYDEVMKNSAVQLRNNIDINGGTNSLRYFISAGSLYQNGILKDIDRKEDFDNNYYLKRYNIRSNVDLDVNKNLSLKLDLSTRFSEVNEPNLPDPMAGGALPFWRRISSGLLGPWVYPVRNADGSYGGVKGGSLNPVGALEYGGYKRNYSNDLNVNLSAEHKLGFITEGLSLKGVVAYTNKSEFNRQLTRGRFPVYSLIPGTDTLDPIYPELLRIEPLVRSGGDYEMPFRRLNFQAILNYNRQFGQHNVYGLVLTNRTGDIKGSDAPGNFQGYAGRLGYNFKSRYLIEFNAGYNGSDRFKSKNRFGFFPAISGGWNISEEPFFKDNIKVINYLKFRGSYGTVGSDEVTGNRYLYNEVYTVASGGYYFGESPTGQPRVTPGTLGNDDVRWEKERKANIGIDMKLFNSKLEVTADYFDHLRYDILTARETVPGYTGLSLPPVNLGKVSNKGFEVELNHRNAINDHFQYFIRANASFARNKILFRDEPAAVAPNLKRTGRPVGQLYGYISEGFYYDDADVANSPQVLGKIVKPGDLKYKDVNGDGIIDGNDITAIGKPETPELTYGFSAGFSYRNFDFSFLLQGAGLSSISSNTLLQIGNVNGIPAAIHLKRWTPETRETAEYPRLGGVSFDASTFWLRPADYLRLKNIELGYHLPKSLTDRLHLKDVRFYANGLNLLTFNKLKIYDVDPESKRGSVEAYQNYPQMKIVNFGLQVTF; encoded by the coding sequence ATGAGAAAGATAATTCTTATATGCTTTATGCTGTGCCTGGGCACTATGGCATTCGCTCAACAATTGGTATTGAGCGGTAAGGTGACTGATAAAGATGGTGCTCCCATTCCCGGCGCAACCATTTTTGAAACGGCAAACCGCAAAAACGGAACATTCAGCAATAGTAACGGTAATTTCAGCCTGAAGATTGCCACAAAACAAGTCACCATAAGCAGTATTGGTTATGATACACAAACGATTACTGTAGGAAATGACCACGCCATCAGTGTAAAATTGCTCGACAACAATTCTCAGATGAATGAGGTGGTTGTAGTTGGTTTTGCGAAACAAAAGAAAATTACAAATACGGGTTCCATCGCTACCATTACCGGAAAGGAACTGCGTCAAAGTCCGGCGGCAAGTATCCAGAACTCACTGGCAGGAAGGTTGCCGGGATTGTTCCAGCAACAAACCAGCGGACAACCGGGAAAAGATGCAGCCAATATTTACATCCGTGGGATCAGCTCATTTGCAGGTAACAGCAATAGCCCTTTGGTAATCGTGGATGATGTGGAGTATCAATATGCGCAACTGAACCAGCTGGATCCGAATGAGGTGGAAAGCATCTCTATCCTTAAAGATGCTGCAACTACCGCGATTTATGGGATTAAAGGTGCGAACGGAGTAATTGTGATCACGACCCGCAGGGGAAAAGAAGGACCTGCAGTAATTACTTTTCGTACAGAAGCAGGTCTTCAGATGCCTACCATCCTGAGAAAGTCACTGGATTCCTATCAATCCCTGCAATTGCTTAAAGAGCAGGCCATCAATTCAGGATTGGATCCTGAAATTGCTTATCCTGGTCTGGTAAGTGATGAGGCGCTGGAACATTTCCGCCTTGGCGATGATCCCTTCCGCTATCCAAATGTAAACTGGTACGATGAAGTGATGAAAAATAGTGCCGTACAATTGCGCAATAACATCGACATCAATGGGGGAACAAATAGCCTCAGGTATTTTATTTCCGCCGGTTCCTTATACCAGAACGGAATCCTGAAGGATATCGACAGAAAAGAAGATTTTGACAACAATTATTATTTAAAAAGATACAATATCCGCTCTAACGTTGACCTGGATGTCAACAAAAATCTAAGTTTGAAACTGGATCTTTCTACCCGTTTCAGTGAGGTGAATGAACCGAATCTGCCTGATCCGATGGCAGGAGGTGCACTTCCTTTCTGGCGTAGGATTTCCAGTGGATTACTTGGCCCATGGGTGTATCCGGTGCGCAATGCAGATGGAAGTTATGGCGGGGTAAAAGGCGGATCGCTCAATCCGGTAGGTGCCCTGGAATATGGAGGATATAAAAGGAATTACAGCAATGACCTGAATGTGAACCTAAGTGCTGAACATAAGCTGGGCTTCATCACAGAGGGTTTATCCCTGAAAGGAGTCGTGGCCTATACCAATAAATCAGAATTCAACAGGCAGCTCACCCGCGGACGTTTTCCGGTGTATTCCCTGATCCCGGGAACGGATACCCTGGACCCGATTTATCCGGAGTTATTGAGAATTGAACCATTGGTGCGTTCGGGTGGTGATTATGAAATGCCTTTCCGCAGGTTAAACTTTCAGGCGATCCTGAATTACAACAGACAATTCGGACAACACAATGTATATGGTTTGGTGTTGACCAACCGGACAGGAGACATTAAGGGCTCTGATGCACCTGGCAACTTCCAGGGATATGCAGGTAGATTGGGCTATAATTTTAAATCGCGTTACCTGATTGAGTTTAATGCCGGATACAATGGCTCAGACCGTTTCAAATCTAAAAACAGGTTCGGATTTTTCCCTGCCATATCCGGTGGATGGAACATTAGCGAAGAACCCTTCTTTAAAGACAACATCAAAGTAATCAATTACCTGAAATTCAGAGGTTCTTATGGAACAGTAGGAAGTGACGAGGTAACGGGCAATCGCTACCTGTATAATGAGGTCTATACAGTTGCCAGTGGCGGTTATTATTTTGGGGAAAGTCCAACCGGACAACCAAGGGTAACACCGGGAACATTGGGCAATGATGATGTACGCTGGGAAAAGGAACGTAAAGCAAATATCGGGATAGACATGAAGTTGTTTAACAGCAAACTGGAAGTTACCGCCGATTATTTTGACCACCTCAGGTATGATATCCTGACCGCAAGGGAGACTGTTCCCGGATATACCGGCCTATCCCTGCCACCAGTTAACCTGGGAAAAGTAAGTAATAAAGGCTTTGAGGTAGAACTGAACCATAGGAATGCGATAAATGATCATTTTCAGTATTTCATCCGTGCCAACGCTTCTTTTGCAAGAAATAAAATTCTCTTCAGAGATGAGCCTGCTGCGGTAGCGCCGAACCTGAAAAGAACAGGACGTCCGGTAGGTCAGTTGTATGGCTATATTTCAGAAGGGTTTTATTACGATGATGCCGATGTGGCCAATAGCCCACAGGTATTGGGAAAAATCGTAAAACCTGGAGACCTGAAATACAAAGACGTAAACGGCGACGGGATTATTGATGGAAATGACATCACCGCGATCGGAAAACCGGAGACTCCGGAACTGACTTATGGTTTTTCTGCTGGGTTCAGTTATCGGAATTTTGACTTTTCTTTCCTCTTACAGGGGGCGGGGTTGAGCAGCATCAGCTCCAATACCTTGTTACAGATTGGAAACGTAAACGGAATACCGGCAGCGATTCACCTGAAACGCTGGACACCGGAAACCAGAGAAACTGCTGAATACCCAAGACTAGGAGGGGTAAGTTTTGATGCTTCCACATTCTGGTTGAGGCCTGCCGATTACCTCCGCTTAAAAAATATTGAGCTAGGGTATCATTTACCGAAATCTCTTACGGACCGCCTGCACTTAAAAGACGTTCGTTTTTACGCGAACGGGCTTAATCTGCTCACTTTTAATAAGCTGAAAATCTATGATGTAGACCCGGAGTCCAAAAGAGGAAGTGTAGAGGCTTATCAGAATTATCCTCAGATGAAGATTGTCAACTTTGGATTACAAGTAACATTTTAA
- a CDS encoding RagB/SusD family nutrient uptake outer membrane protein has translation MKRLFKYTMIAAGLGLAVWSAGCKKATDKSFLDPTDIGQINEQTVFADSALSIQFLNSVYGELHRTYFMQNGTTGGGIWAFSDASDDGEARWSSGFSQGFNLANVAGGADNSFSLATWNNTYAMVRRVNVFLDNIDRAPLSTLKKTRLKAESRFLRAYAYYHLLRTFGGVPLLGDKKYSLSDDFLLPRNSFAENMSYIEKELNEVAAILPLEHLPEDFGRPTKGAALAVKAKLLLMAASPLYNENNPNSGPLKAILGYESYDASRWKKAADAAKDVMNLGLYRLVEDNATAPGYGYYDMGIQRKNSEYIFQIMMNTGRFYEQYLLPASRGGQNYGNPTQQLVDDYAMSNGKLITEPGSGYVATTPYLNRDPRFYYTVIYNQAPWLDRTSQTKKPVDLYALAPGDGMGTAPYNTVTGYLWRRFCNENAGGNYGVTSQIGLVVSRYADILLEFAEATNEFQGPNAEVYQAVESIRKRAGLMPFEIAPGMNKEQMRAVIRHERRIEFAAEEGHRLFDIFRWKTAETLLNGPMEGMRWTKTGNTFTGARTTFETRKFNSPQMYYHPIPLREMNKNNLFIQNPGW, from the coding sequence ATGAAAAGATTATTTAAATATACTATGATCGCTGCTGGTTTAGGTCTGGCAGTATGGAGTGCCGGATGTAAAAAAGCAACCGATAAAAGTTTCCTGGATCCTACGGATATCGGGCAGATCAATGAACAGACTGTTTTTGCAGATAGCGCCTTAAGTATTCAGTTTTTGAATTCTGTATATGGAGAACTCCACAGAACCTATTTTATGCAGAATGGAACCACAGGCGGGGGGATATGGGCTTTTTCTGATGCTTCTGATGATGGAGAAGCCCGCTGGTCAAGCGGTTTCTCCCAGGGTTTTAACCTGGCAAATGTGGCGGGGGGTGCAGACAATAGTTTTAGTCTGGCCACCTGGAACAATACTTATGCGATGGTGAGAAGGGTCAATGTATTCCTGGATAACATTGACCGTGCGCCGCTTTCTACCTTAAAAAAGACACGATTAAAAGCGGAGTCCCGATTTTTAAGGGCTTATGCTTACTATCATTTATTGAGAACTTTTGGTGGTGTTCCATTACTTGGGGATAAGAAATACAGCCTTAGCGATGATTTTTTATTGCCTAGAAACAGCTTCGCTGAGAACATGAGCTATATCGAGAAGGAACTGAATGAAGTGGCTGCGATATTGCCACTGGAACATTTACCTGAAGATTTTGGCCGGCCAACGAAGGGGGCTGCACTGGCGGTGAAAGCAAAATTATTGCTGATGGCCGCAAGTCCGCTTTACAATGAAAACAACCCGAACTCCGGACCGCTGAAAGCAATTCTCGGCTATGAAAGCTATGATGCCAGTCGCTGGAAAAAAGCTGCTGATGCGGCAAAAGACGTAATGAACCTTGGCCTTTACCGCCTGGTGGAAGACAATGCAACTGCTCCTGGTTATGGATATTATGATATGGGCATCCAGCGTAAAAATTCAGAATATATCTTCCAGATCATGATGAATACCGGACGCTTTTACGAGCAATACCTGCTGCCTGCATCACGTGGAGGCCAGAACTATGGAAATCCTACGCAGCAACTGGTAGATGATTATGCCATGAGCAACGGCAAGCTCATTACTGAACCAGGTTCAGGATATGTGGCAACCACACCATACCTCAACCGGGATCCCAGGTTTTATTATACAGTGATTTATAACCAGGCACCCTGGCTGGACCGTACAAGTCAGACCAAAAAACCGGTTGACCTGTATGCATTGGCTCCCGGCGATGGAATGGGAACGGCACCTTATAATACGGTAACCGGATACCTTTGGAGAAGGTTCTGTAATGAAAATGCGGGTGGAAATTATGGGGTAACCAGTCAGATTGGCCTGGTGGTTTCCCGATATGCAGATATCCTGCTGGAATTTGCAGAAGCAACAAATGAGTTTCAGGGACCAAATGCGGAGGTTTATCAGGCGGTTGAATCGATACGTAAACGTGCTGGTTTAATGCCTTTTGAGATTGCTCCAGGCATGAACAAAGAGCAGATGCGTGCGGTGATCCGCCATGAAAGACGCATTGAATTTGCTGCCGAAGAAGGACATCGTCTGTTTGATATCTTTAGATGGAAAACTGCGGAAACACTTTTAAATGGACCTATGGAAGGAATGCGCTGGACAAAAACTGGAAATACCTTTACCGGAGCCAGGACTACATTTGAAACGAGGAAGTTTAACAGTCCTCAAATGTATTATCACCCGATCCCGCTCAGAGAAATGAATAAAAACAACCTGTTTATTCAAAACCCGGGCTGGTAA